Proteins from one Bartonella sp. HY328 genomic window:
- the proP gene encoding glycine betaine/L-proline transporter ProP, translating to MSQAEQQPLKVDDIPIVSNSELKKVISATGLGNAVEWFDFSVYGFLTVIIGKVFFADASPTMQLIFTLMLFSVPFLFRPLGGAIFGILGDKIGRKSILSFTIIMMSASTFCIGIIPPYEKIGLFAPFLLLLAKIIQGLSVGGEYSGAVVFVSEYSPDKKRGFLASWLDFGSIVGFLAGAGTVSLLSAVLGTENLESWGWRIPFLLSLPLGFIGLYLRKSLDESPTFQNLEESDRDNATSVKKIFTDNWLNIVLSCGIVIVTNTTYYMLLTYMPNYLEVSLHYNYDHSMLIIIIVMAFMLFIQPLVGFLSDKIGRKPFLVGGALALLILAVPSFWLIQHHNVLFIALGFTILALILCCFIGVMASVLPALFPTEVRFRTLAISFNISVMVAGITPPLAAYLVAQTGNLYMPAFYLMVVALIGLIVGMKVHETANQPLMDAIPVASSRFEAKQVLAEHFDRIEENVNAIEDKISGLEDKKQEHFEKAEENINAIDEKISGLEDKKQEHFDKVEESISAIDEKITELEEKRQNLIDQHPKLS from the coding sequence ATGTCTCAAGCAGAGCAACAACCGTTAAAGGTTGATGATATTCCTATTGTGAGTAATAGTGAATTGAAAAAGGTTATTTCGGCGACAGGACTTGGCAATGCAGTTGAGTGGTTTGATTTTAGTGTTTATGGGTTTTTAACCGTTATTATTGGCAAGGTGTTCTTTGCCGATGCATCGCCCACCATGCAGCTAATTTTTACTTTAATGCTCTTTTCTGTGCCTTTCTTGTTTCGCCCATTGGGGGGCGCAATTTTTGGTATTTTAGGCGATAAGATTGGCCGCAAATCCATTCTTTCTTTTACCATTATTATGATGTCGGCAAGTACTTTTTGTATTGGTATCATACCACCTTATGAAAAAATTGGTCTTTTCGCGCCGTTTTTATTGCTGCTTGCAAAGATTATTCAAGGGCTTTCGGTTGGCGGTGAATATTCAGGTGCAGTGGTGTTCGTTTCTGAATATTCTCCCGATAAAAAGCGCGGGTTTTTGGCAAGCTGGTTGGATTTTGGTTCAATTGTTGGCTTCTTGGCTGGTGCTGGTACCGTTTCGCTCTTGTCTGCAGTACTTGGCACTGAAAACTTGGAAAGCTGGGGATGGCGTATTCCGTTTCTTTTATCTTTGCCATTAGGTTTTATCGGCCTTTATTTGCGTAAATCTCTTGATGAAAGCCCAACATTCCAAAATTTAGAAGAATCTGACCGCGATAATGCAACATCAGTCAAAAAGATTTTTACGGATAATTGGCTTAACATCGTTTTGAGCTGTGGCATTGTGATTGTTACTAATACTACTTATTATATGTTGCTTACCTATATGCCCAATTATCTCGAGGTAAGTTTGCATTATAATTACGATCACAGTATGTTGATCATTATAATTGTAATGGCTTTTATGTTGTTTATTCAGCCATTAGTTGGTTTCTTAAGCGATAAAATTGGACGTAAGCCTTTTCTCGTTGGTGGTGCTTTAGCGTTGCTCATACTAGCTGTCCCAAGCTTTTGGCTAATCCAGCATCATAATGTATTGTTTATCGCTTTGGGCTTTACTATTCTCGCGCTTATTCTTTGTTGTTTTATTGGTGTCATGGCATCTGTTTTGCCTGCACTATTTCCAACCGAAGTACGATTTAGGACGTTAGCTATATCGTTTAATATTTCAGTTATGGTTGCTGGTATTACACCGCCTTTGGCAGCTTATCTTGTTGCTCAAACAGGCAATCTTTATATGCCAGCATTTTATCTAATGGTTGTCGCGCTGATTGGATTAATTGTTGGCATGAAAGTGCATGAAACAGCTAATCAACCCTTGATGGACGCAATACCTGTTGCTTCATCGCGCTTTGAAGCAAAACAAGTTTTGGCAGAGCATTTTGATCGTATCGAAGAAAATGTTAATGCAATCGAGGATAAAATTTCTGGCCTCGAAGATAAAAAGCAGGAGCATTTTGAAAAGGCGGAAGAAAACATTAATGCGATAGATGAGAAAATTTCTGGCCTTGAAGATAAAAAGCAAGAGCACTTTGACAAGGTTGAAGAAAGCATTAGC
- a CDS encoding DUF533 domain-containing protein: protein MGISIFKNITSQQSKDFWEQHIASSDGVSVSDANNGLIDYAKDIDTYNFDSAFFIIPLLRSKIHEAKSSHHISGEQKEEIVDLIYNSDLGDYYKKSLIDHLESPINLDAVIDEAKANSYYTKAYFSSLLTASSDEKDQLLDLRSQISLSDTELQKIAFDMITMMHNNHGVQPNNED, encoded by the coding sequence ATGGGTATATCGATTTTCAAAAATATAACTTCGCAGCAAAGCAAGGATTTTTGGGAGCAACACATTGCGTCATCAGACGGTGTTAGCGTGAGTGATGCGAATAATGGTCTTATCGATTACGCAAAAGATATAGACACTTATAACTTTGACTCCGCTTTTTTTATAATTCCTCTGTTGCGTTCAAAAATTCATGAAGCGAAAAGCTCTCATCACATAAGCGGTGAACAAAAAGAAGAAATTGTAGATTTGATCTATAATTCGGATCTTGGTGATTATTACAAAAAATCACTGATAGATCATTTAGAAAGCCCTATCAATCTTGATGCGGTAATTGATGAAGCAAAAGCAAACTCCTATTACACAAAAGCTTATTTTTCTAGCTTGCTAACCGCGTCATCAGACGAAAAAGACCAGCTATTGGACCTTCGGTCGCAAATTTCCTTGTCTGACACAGAATTACAGAAAATCGCCTTTGATATGATTACCATGATGCACAATAATCACGGCGTACAACCAAACAACGAAGATTAA
- a CDS encoding Hsp33 family molecular chaperone has product MTQKSEFRDEEVRIGDYVFAGDDAVVPFEVERLDARGRAVQLGASLNSILDRHNYPSVVSKLLGEVMVLTILLGSSLKFQGKLIVQTSSNGPVNLLVCDYTTPANLRAYARFDEDALNDAIAANKTSPEELLGQGTMALTVDQGANMQLYQGIVALDGSNLQEIAVNYFRQSEQIPTQVRLAVAELHDRDSDGKARVSLRAGGLLVQFLPQSTLQMGEDAEEQKKHQEAHWEEVEALVNTVESDELTDPDVPSERLLYRLFHEQGVRVFEATTIIDDCSCSRQKIYDVLSTLSAEEIADSTEDGKISVTCEFCSTHYDFDPADFLKS; this is encoded by the coding sequence TTGACACAAAAGTCAGAATTTAGAGATGAAGAAGTAAGAATAGGCGATTATGTTTTTGCCGGCGATGATGCAGTTGTGCCTTTTGAGGTTGAACGCCTTGATGCACGCGGTCGGGCTGTGCAACTGGGCGCCTCGCTTAATTCCATTCTTGATCGTCATAATTATCCATCAGTAGTTTCAAAACTATTGGGCGAAGTTATGGTACTTACTATTTTGCTTGGCAGCTCGTTAAAGTTTCAAGGCAAGTTAATTGTCCAGACAAGCTCTAACGGGCCTGTTAACCTTTTGGTCTGCGATTATACAACGCCAGCTAATTTGCGAGCTTATGCCCGCTTTGATGAAGATGCGCTAAATGACGCAATTGCTGCCAATAAAACTTCGCCTGAAGAGTTGTTGGGGCAGGGCACCATGGCTTTAACCGTTGATCAAGGTGCAAATATGCAGCTTTATCAAGGTATTGTTGCGCTTGATGGTTCCAATTTACAAGAAATTGCGGTGAATTATTTTAGGCAGTCGGAGCAAATTCCAACGCAAGTGCGCCTTGCCGTTGCCGAGTTGCATGACCGTGACAGCGATGGTAAAGCACGTGTGTCATTGCGCGCTGGTGGTTTATTGGTGCAGTTTTTGCCGCAATCTACTTTGCAGATGGGGGAAGATGCAGAAGAACAAAAGAAGCATCAAGAAGCCCATTGGGAAGAAGTGGAAGCTTTGGTCAATACGGTTGAAAGTGATGAATTGACCGATCCTGATGTTCCTTCAGAGCGTTTGCTGTATCGCTTGTTTCATGAACAAGGGGTGCGCGTATTTGAAGCAACAACTATTATTGACGATTGCTCATGCTCACGCCAGAAGATTTATGATGTGTTGAGTACTTTGAGTGCGGAAGAAATCGCCGATAGCACAGAAGATGGTAAAATATCTGTTACCTGCGAGTTTTGCTCTACCCATTATGATTTTGATCCCGCAGATTTTTTGAAGAGTTAA
- the argF gene encoding ornithine carbamoyltransferase has product MVDNIRSFTDLSTFSGEGLRAILDDAKFMKAELKAGRRTKPLAEKVLAMIFEKPSTRTRISFDVGMRQLGGETLMLTGSEMQLGHSETIADTAQVISRFVDIIMIRTTTHDRMLEMAQYAGVPVINGLTDDTHPCQILADIMTFEEHRGPVEGKTFAWMGDGNNVLHSLIEAATLLKFKLRIATPEGSEPQQKFVDWALKRGCDIELTRDAKKAATDADCIVTDTWVSMGQEFRARENEIFMPYQVNEALMALAKPDALFMHCLPAHRGEEVVDGVIDGPHSVVFDEAENRLHAQKAIIKWCMES; this is encoded by the coding sequence ATGGTTGATAATATTCGTAGCTTTACCGATCTTTCCACTTTTTCTGGGGAAGGTTTACGCGCTATTTTAGATGATGCCAAATTTATGAAGGCCGAATTAAAGGCAGGCCGTCGTACAAAACCTTTAGCAGAAAAAGTTTTGGCAATGATTTTTGAGAAGCCATCAACGCGTACACGCATTTCTTTTGATGTGGGTATGCGGCAATTGGGCGGTGAGACTTTGATGCTAACCGGCTCTGAAATGCAGTTAGGCCATAGTGAAACCATTGCAGATACAGCGCAAGTTATTTCACGTTTTGTTGATATCATCATGATCCGTACAACGACACATGATCGTATGTTGGAAATGGCGCAATATGCTGGCGTGCCGGTAATTAATGGTTTGACTGATGATACCCATCCTTGCCAAATTTTGGCTGATATCATGACCTTTGAAGAACATCGTGGTCCAGTTGAAGGCAAGACCTTTGCTTGGATGGGCGATGGTAATAATGTTCTACACTCCTTGATTGAAGCAGCAACACTTCTTAAATTCAAGCTGCGCATTGCAACGCCAGAGGGAAGTGAACCACAGCAAAAATTTGTGGATTGGGCCTTAAAGCGCGGCTGTGACATTGAGTTGACAAGGGATGCAAAAAAAGCGGCAACTGATGCAGATTGCATCGTAACCGATACTTGGGTTTCAATGGGGCAAGAGTTTCGTGCTCGTGAAAATGAAATCTTCATGCCTTATCAAGTCAATGAAGCTTTGATGGCTCTTGCCAAACCTGATGCATTATTTATGCATTGTTTGCCAGCCCATCGTGGCGAAGAAGTTGTTGATGGCGTGATTGACGGCCCTCATTCTGTTGTTTTTGACGAGGCAGAAAACCGTTTGCACGCACAAAAGGCCATTATAAAATGGTGTATGGAGTCATAA
- a CDS encoding aspartate aminotransferase family protein, giving the protein MKTPDASPLYDTFARINLRFERGEGPWLFTQEGDRYLDFTSGVAVNVLGHNHPHLVEAMKQQIEKVWHLSNLFENPLQEKLAQRLCDASFAEKVFFANSGAEAIECAIKTARRYHYVNGNPERYRIITFEGAFHGRTLATLAAGGQEKYLEGFGPKAQGFDQVPFGDNDALKTAINHETAAILIEPVQGEGGVRPVPNETMQMLRALCDEHGLMLIFDEVQCGIGRTGKLFAYEWTGVTPDIMAIAKGIGGGFPVGACLATSEAAKGMTAGSHGSTFGGNPLAMAAGNAVLDIVLSPGFLDHVNLMANELKQGLVAMIDTYPHIVDDVRGKGLLTGLHCVIPNTDLIAALRQEKLLTVGAGGNIVRFLPPLNVTAEEIRDALQRVEAALNHLK; this is encoded by the coding sequence ATGAAAACGCCTGATGCCTCACCGCTCTATGATACATTTGCTCGTATCAATTTGCGCTTTGAGCGAGGAGAAGGGCCATGGCTCTTTACGCAAGAAGGTGATCGATATTTGGACTTCACCTCTGGTGTGGCGGTTAATGTCCTTGGTCATAATCATCCCCATTTGGTTGAAGCTATGAAACAGCAGATTGAAAAGGTTTGGCATCTTTCCAATTTGTTTGAAAATCCGTTGCAAGAAAAGCTGGCACAGCGGCTTTGCGATGCAAGCTTTGCTGAAAAGGTGTTTTTTGCAAATTCTGGTGCTGAAGCAATTGAATGTGCGATTAAAACTGCGCGGCGCTATCATTATGTTAACGGTAATCCAGAGCGTTATCGCATCATCACTTTTGAAGGGGCTTTTCATGGCCGCACCTTGGCAACCTTAGCGGCTGGAGGGCAAGAAAAATATCTTGAAGGTTTTGGGCCAAAAGCGCAGGGTTTTGATCAAGTACCATTTGGCGATAATGACGCACTCAAAACAGCTATCAATCATGAAACAGCCGCTATTTTAATTGAGCCTGTGCAGGGTGAGGGCGGTGTGCGTCCCGTGCCCAATGAAACAATGCAGATGCTGCGGGCATTATGTGATGAACATGGTTTAATGCTTATTTTTGATGAAGTGCAATGTGGCATTGGTCGAACGGGCAAATTATTTGCCTATGAGTGGACAGGTGTGACACCAGATATTATGGCAATTGCCAAAGGTATTGGTGGTGGTTTTCCGGTTGGGGCTTGTCTTGCAACTAGCGAGGCTGCTAAAGGGATGACGGCTGGTAGTCATGGTTCAACTTTTGGTGGTAATCCACTTGCTATGGCGGCTGGTAATGCTGTGCTTGATATTGTATTGAGTCCGGGGTTTCTTGATCATGTTAATCTTATGGCCAATGAATTAAAGCAGGGGCTTGTTGCCATGATTGATACCTATCCTCACATTGTTGATGATGTGCGTGGTAAAGGTCTATTGACCGGTCTGCATTGCGTTATCCCTAATACAGATCTGATTGCTGCATTGCGCCAAGAAAAATTATTAACTGTTGGTGCTGGTGGAAATATTGTACGTTTTTTACCACCACTAAATGTTACGGCTGAAGAAATACGCGATGCATTACAGCGGGTTGAAGCAGCTCTTAATCATCTAAAATAA
- a CDS encoding GcrA family cell cycle regulator, producing MNWTDERVELLTKLWAEGLSASQIAAQLGGVSRNAVIGKVHRLKLSGRGKTTKAQPRAAKSATQTSAPVVEETAKQTASSAAPRATRPAAEKPAPRVEPIASEARPRKTEATSTMRAAPQTEREPRPQTTFSSSSVKVDFSANAAADFDASLADSNIVPMKRNLTLLQLTESTCKWPIGDPLNEDFHFCGADSGESSPYCSFHSKIAFQPISDRRRVRA from the coding sequence ATGAACTGGACAGATGAGCGTGTAGAGCTTTTAACCAAGCTTTGGGCCGAAGGTTTAAGCGCAAGCCAAATTGCTGCGCAACTTGGTGGCGTAAGCCGTAATGCTGTTATTGGTAAGGTACATCGCCTGAAATTGTCAGGCAGAGGCAAAACTACCAAAGCGCAACCACGGGCGGCTAAATCTGCAACACAAACCAGTGCACCAGTTGTTGAAGAAACGGCAAAGCAAACAGCATCAAGTGCTGCACCGCGCGCTACTCGCCCTGCGGCTGAAAAGCCAGCGCCACGTGTGGAACCAATTGCGAGTGAAGCTCGTCCACGCAAAACTGAAGCGACCTCAACTATGCGCGCGGCCCCTCAAACTGAGCGTGAGCCTCGTCCACAAACCACATTTTCATCAAGTAGCGTCAAGGTGGACTTTTCAGCAAATGCCGCCGCAGATTTTGATGCATCCTTAGCTGATAGCAATATTGTGCCAATGAAGCGCAATTTGACGCTTTTACAATTAACCGAAAGCACCTGCAAATGGCCTATTGGCGATCCGCTTAATGAAGATTTCCATTTTTGTGGCGCAGATTCTGGTGAATCCAGTCCTTATTGCAGTTTTCATTCTAAAATTGCTTTCCAGCCGATTTCAGACCGTCGCCGCGTTAGAGCCTAG
- a CDS encoding glycosyltransferase family 25 protein — MSEIKAFIIHLERAKDRQAQVEALSASLPFSCEITAAIDANILDQNVIDNHYKPKSQKPFYPFALSRTEIACFLSHRKAWQQIIDQGLVGAFIFEDDVTLTADFELSLATALPFMNEDTYIRFPFRERESGKILAQKQNHRLIEPCPVGLGQVAQYIGRNCAQKLLDATMQFDRPVDTTLQMFWLTNVRPLSVLPGGVSEISAALGGSTVQKKTRFWDKLRREILRPLYRKRIASLSQQRSL; from the coding sequence ATGTCAGAAATAAAGGCTTTCATCATACATTTAGAACGCGCCAAAGATCGTCAAGCGCAGGTTGAAGCATTAAGCGCTTCACTGCCTTTTAGCTGCGAAATTACTGCAGCAATTGACGCCAATATTCTTGACCAAAACGTGATTGATAATCATTACAAGCCAAAAAGCCAAAAACCATTTTACCCTTTCGCTTTATCGCGCACGGAAATTGCTTGCTTTTTATCACATCGCAAGGCTTGGCAGCAAATCATTGATCAAGGTCTTGTCGGCGCTTTCATTTTTGAAGACGATGTGACTTTAACGGCGGATTTTGAATTAAGCCTCGCAACCGCTTTACCTTTTATGAATGAAGATACTTATATCCGCTTTCCTTTTCGTGAACGCGAAAGCGGAAAAATCCTTGCACAAAAGCAAAATCACCGTTTGATTGAACCGTGTCCAGTTGGACTTGGGCAAGTGGCGCAATATATCGGCCGCAATTGCGCGCAAAAACTTTTAGATGCCACAATGCAATTTGATCGGCCGGTTGATACCACTCTACAAATGTTTTGGCTAACAAATGTTAGACCATTATCGGTTTTGCCAGGTGGCGTTAGCGAAATATCCGCCGCGCTTGGTGGCTCAACAGTACAAAAGAAAACTCGGTTTTGGGATAAGTTACGCCGTGAAATTTTGCGTCCTCTTTACCGAAAGCGTATAGCCAGCTTATCGCAACAAAGGAGTTTATGA
- a CDS encoding polysaccharide deacetylase family protein: MAIPILLYHHIDEPPPSGTPSRSNYVSPKNFAKQMAWLNRLGIKGLSLKDAMPYILEQKQGRIAVITFDDGFLSVFENAMPILNQHGFTATNYFVANEIAGQNNWDNPKAKRAACMDITKIKQWLSYGHEVGSHTLSHPHLSQLSSNEAFIEINQSKQKLETALNIHVSSFAYPYGDENDSVRNIVEQAGYSNAVTTRRGRVQKNDKAFELPRHSVRRNDSALHFLLKCLVR, encoded by the coding sequence ATGGCTATTCCTATTTTATTATATCATCACATAGATGAGCCACCGCCATCAGGCACACCATCACGCAGCAATTATGTTAGCCCAAAAAACTTTGCCAAACAAATGGCTTGGCTTAATCGTCTTGGCATCAAGGGGCTATCGCTCAAAGATGCAATGCCCTATATTCTTGAACAAAAGCAAGGACGCATCGCGGTCATAACCTTTGATGATGGTTTTCTTTCAGTGTTTGAAAATGCTATGCCCATCCTCAATCAACATGGCTTTACCGCAACGAATTATTTTGTTGCAAATGAAATAGCTGGCCAGAATAATTGGGACAATCCCAAGGCTAAACGCGCAGCTTGTATGGATATTACCAAAATAAAACAATGGCTAAGCTATGGCCATGAAGTCGGCAGTCACACTTTAAGCCATCCTCATTTAAGCCAATTATCAAGCAATGAAGCCTTTATTGAGATTAATCAATCAAAACAAAAGCTGGAAACAGCCTTGAATATTCATGTATCAAGTTTCGCCTATCCTTATGGTGATGAAAATGACAGTGTTCGCAATATTGTAGAGCAAGCTGGCTATAGCAATGCCGTTACAACACGGCGCGGACGAGTACAAAAAAATGATAAGGCTTTTGAATTACCCCGTCATAGTGTGCGGCGTAATGATAGCGCTTTGCATTTTTTATTGAAGTGCCTTGTCCGGTAA
- the dapE gene encoding succinyl-diaminopimelate desuccinylase, which yields MNLENPVDILQKLIQCPSVTPDEGGALTLLQHIGEDLGFKVERPIFTADNTPDIENLYARFGSGGRHLMFAGHTDVVPTGDEAAWSHPPFAANITDNILYGRGAVDMKGGIACFIAAFARFINKQPKDKPFKESVSLLITGDEEGSAINGTVKLLEWAKNKGETWDSALVGEPTNPNFLGEMIKNGRRGSLSAIVTISGQQGHVAYPHLANNPLPFLLQLAQSLIATPLDKGTEQFQPSNLELTTIDTDNNATNIIAGKASFRFNIRFNDCWTVDSLKAEILSRLEKAANKFANNDEQKICNYNITWLANPADVFITHDEILINSLNSAIKKVTGNEAKLSTSGGTSDARFIKNYCPVVEFGLVGQTMHKIDECVNLIDVEHLTQIYEKFLDAFFA from the coding sequence ATGAACCTTGAAAACCCTGTTGATATTTTGCAAAAGCTAATCCAATGCCCATCTGTTACACCTGATGAGGGTGGCGCTTTAACACTTTTGCAGCATATTGGCGAGGATCTTGGTTTTAAAGTAGAGCGCCCAATTTTTACTGCTGACAATACGCCAGACATTGAAAATCTTTATGCCCGCTTTGGATCAGGTGGCAGACATTTAATGTTTGCAGGCCATACAGATGTAGTCCCAACGGGTGATGAAGCCGCGTGGAGCCACCCACCTTTTGCCGCCAATATTACCGATAATATTTTATATGGGCGCGGAGCCGTCGATATGAAAGGTGGTATAGCCTGTTTCATAGCAGCTTTTGCACGTTTTATAAATAAGCAACCAAAAGATAAGCCATTTAAAGAAAGCGTTTCTTTATTAATTACGGGCGATGAAGAAGGGTCAGCAATTAATGGCACGGTAAAACTGTTAGAATGGGCAAAAAACAAGGGTGAAACTTGGGATAGCGCGCTTGTAGGGGAGCCAACAAACCCAAATTTTCTTGGTGAGATGATTAAAAATGGCCGCCGAGGTTCGTTGTCTGCTATTGTCACAATTAGTGGGCAACAGGGACATGTCGCCTATCCCCATCTTGCTAACAATCCTTTGCCTTTTCTTTTGCAGTTGGCACAAAGTCTAATTGCAACACCTTTAGATAAAGGCACGGAGCAATTTCAACCAAGCAATTTAGAATTAACTACTATCGACACCGATAATAATGCAACCAATATCATTGCTGGAAAAGCTAGTTTTCGCTTTAATATTCGCTTTAATGATTGTTGGACTGTGGATAGCCTAAAGGCGGAAATTTTAAGCCGCTTGGAAAAAGCAGCCAACAAATTTGCAAATAATGATGAACAAAAGATATGTAACTATAACATTACGTGGCTTGCTAATCCTGCAGATGTTTTTATCACCCATGATGAAATTTTGATTAATTCTTTAAACAGTGCCATTAAAAAAGTAACCGGCAATGAAGCAAAGCTTTCAACCTCAGGCGGCACATCAGACGCGCGCTTTATCAAAAACTATTGTCCAGTGGTTGAATTTGGGCTCGTTGGGCAAACCATGCATAAAATTGACGAATGTGTAAATCTCATTGATGTTGAACATCTGACGCAAATTTATGAGAAATTTTTGGATGCTTTTTTCGCATAA
- the hemA gene encoding 5-aminolevulinate synthase: MDYNKFFQDSIDQLHQEKRYRVFADIERIVGAFPRALWRNGGQKREITIWCSNDYLGMGQHPKVIEALCATASNTGAGAGGTRNISGNNHPLVELENELADLHNKEAGLVFTSGFVSNEAAISTIGRLLPNCLILSDELNHASMIEGVRRSGAEKKIFRHNDIEHLESLLKAAGNERAKLIAFESVYSMDGDIAPIEAIADLADKYNAMTYIDEVHAVGMYGKRGGGITDRDHLCDRIDIIEGTLAKAFGALGGYITGNKAIIDAVRSYAPGFIFTTALPPAIAAAATAAIQHLKTSQVERDMQQRQAQQAKDVLSKAGFPVMPSQTHIVPILVGNPDLCKQATDRLLEKHNIYIQPINYPTVPRGTERLRITPTPYHSDELIEELKDALIETWTALGIAFKPASTSQNSDGSSKNARIIPLTLSQAGG, translated from the coding sequence ATGGACTATAATAAGTTTTTCCAAGACTCAATTGACCAACTACATCAGGAAAAACGCTACCGTGTGTTTGCCGATATTGAACGGATTGTTGGTGCTTTTCCACGCGCGCTTTGGCGCAATGGCGGGCAAAAGCGTGAAATTACCATTTGGTGTTCCAATGATTATCTTGGTATGGGGCAGCACCCTAAAGTTATTGAAGCCTTATGTGCGACAGCCAGTAATACAGGCGCAGGCGCAGGCGGAACTCGTAATATTTCTGGTAATAATCACCCCTTAGTTGAACTTGAAAATGAACTTGCCGACCTTCACAATAAAGAAGCAGGCCTTGTATTTACTTCGGGTTTTGTATCCAATGAAGCTGCTATTTCGACAATAGGTCGATTGCTCCCCAATTGTCTTATCCTTTCAGACGAGCTTAACCACGCCTCGATGATTGAAGGTGTGCGCAGGTCTGGTGCTGAGAAAAAGATTTTCCGCCATAATGATATTGAGCACTTGGAGAGCCTGTTAAAAGCTGCTGGTAATGAACGCGCAAAACTTATTGCTTTTGAGTCGGTTTACTCAATGGATGGAGATATTGCACCGATTGAGGCAATTGCCGATCTTGCAGATAAATATAATGCTATGACCTATATTGACGAGGTTCATGCTGTTGGAATGTATGGTAAGCGCGGCGGTGGTATTACTGATCGTGATCATCTTTGTGACCGTATTGATATTATTGAAGGCACTTTGGCAAAGGCCTTTGGTGCATTAGGTGGCTATATCACTGGTAATAAAGCTATTATTGATGCGGTACGCTCTTATGCGCCTGGCTTTATTTTCACCACCGCTTTACCGCCTGCAATTGCAGCTGCAGCAACTGCTGCTATTCAGCATTTAAAAACATCACAAGTTGAGCGGGATATGCAGCAACGTCAAGCGCAGCAAGCCAAGGATGTTTTGAGCAAGGCTGGTTTTCCGGTCATGCCATCACAAACCCATATTGTTCCGATTTTGGTTGGCAATCCAGACCTTTGTAAACAGGCAACAGACCGGCTACTTGAAAAGCATAATATCTATATTCAACCAATTAATTATCCAACAGTACCACGCGGTACAGAGCGTTTACGTATTACCCCAACCCCCTATCATAGCGATGAATTAATTGAAGAACTGAAAGACGCTTTAATTGAGACTTGGACTGCACTTGGGATTGCGTTTAAGCCTGCATCTACGTCGCAAAACAGCGATGGAAGTTCTAAAAATGCGCGCATTATTCCACTAACACTATCGCAAGCAGGCGGCTAA